In one Microbacterium invictum genomic region, the following are encoded:
- the coaD gene encoding pantetheine-phosphate adenylyltransferase, whose protein sequence is MNSRIAVVPGSFDPPTLGHLDVIRRAARLYEQLHVLVVHNPDKEAMLPIAQRLSLLEQSVAESDIDSDVVIASWSMGLLVDYAADVDAGVLVKGIRSQIDVAYETPMAIVNRHLAHVETVFLLPDPAHAMVSSSLVRQVAALGGDVSPFVPPAVARFLVAHDLSG, encoded by the coding sequence ATGAACAGCAGGATCGCCGTCGTCCCCGGATCGTTCGACCCGCCGACGCTCGGGCACCTCGATGTCATCCGCCGTGCGGCGCGTCTGTACGAGCAGCTGCACGTCCTCGTCGTTCACAACCCCGACAAGGAGGCGATGCTCCCGATCGCGCAACGCCTGTCGCTTCTGGAGCAGTCGGTCGCCGAGAGTGACATCGACAGCGATGTGGTCATCGCCTCGTGGAGCATGGGACTGCTGGTGGACTACGCCGCCGACGTCGACGCCGGCGTGCTTGTCAAGGGCATCCGTTCGCAGATCGATGTCGCCTACGAGACCCCGATGGCCATCGTGAACCGGCACCTCGCCCATGTCGAGACGGTCTTCCTCCTTCCCGATCCCGCGCATGCCATGGTCTCGAGCTCGCTCGTCCGCCAGGTGGCGGCGCTCGGCGGCGATGTGTCGCCGTTCGTCCCGCCCGCCGTCGCCCGCTTCCTGGTCGCCCACGATCTGTCCGGCTGA